The Thermodesulfobacteriota bacterium sequence TCAACTCGGGTCTCAATGCATAATGCCAAGGAGGTTCTTAAGGCTAAAAAGGCAGTAAGAAGGGCATTTGAAATGCAGATAGAGGGTATGGGGCTGACCTTTGTGGAACTCTTATCTGCCTGTCATACAAACTGGCGGGTTAAACCTTTAGAAGGACAGAAAAGGGTTGAAGAAGAGTTGATTCCTTACTTCCCATTAGGAGTTTTCAAAGAGAGAAAGGGCAAGGATTTCTTATAATCAAATCGTATGGAAATAGAATCATAGAACTAATTAAAGGGTTTATTGTATGTACTACGATGTAATCATTGCAGGTTTTGGTGGACAGGGAATTATGTTAATCGCTGATATACTTGCCCTGATAGCTATGAAAGAGGAAAAGAATGTTACGTGGATGCCCTCTTACGGAGTAGAAATGAGGGGAGGAACTGCCAATTGTACTGTAGTTCTCTCCTCAGAGGAGATTGGGTCTCCTGTCACAGGCCACCCTATGAGTGCTATAGTAATGAATGAGCCTTCTCTTCTCAAATATGAACCTATGGTCAGGACAAAAGGATTTTTGCTGGTCAATACATCCTTAATCGATCCAGAAAAGGCGAAACGGGAAGATATAGATATTTTATTACTTCCTGCCAATTATATTGCAAAAAAATTGGGGAATTCTCAAATGGCAAATATGGTCGCTTTAGGGGCATTCATTGAAAAGACACAGATTGTTTCTCTGGATTTGGCTATTAAGTTACTACCAGAGATATTCCCGGAACGTCCCCCCAAATTTATATCAAACAATTCCAAGGCCATCGAGAAAGGGGCGGAATTTGTTGTAAAGGGGAAATAAGTGTAATGGCGCAAAGTTACACTGAACTTTGAACAGACAGGGGTAATTGTATAATGCCGAGAAAAAAAGACGGGAAGGAAATAAAGGTTGGGGAAAGGATAAAACAAATTAGAAAGAGTAAAGGGTTTTCCCTTGCAGACGTAGCCGAGAAGTCGGGTTTTTCCTCTGCTTTACTATCTCAGATAGAGAATCATTTAGTTTCCCCACCTCTGGGCACGCTGATAAGGCTTTCTAGGGCACTGGATATTGAAATAGGACAGTTCTTTTGGGATAAATCAAAAGCCCCTTTTACCATTGTTCGAAAGGATGAAAGAAAAAGCATTTCCAGGGTTGCCTCTAAGGAAGGAGTAAAATACGGTTATTCCTATGAATCCCTTGCCTTCGATAAAAAGGGGAGACACATGGAACCCTTCTTGATTACCCTAGAGCCAGCAACCATAGAAGATAAAAACGTGTTTAGCCATGAAGGTGAAGAGTTTATCTTTGTATTAAAAGGAGACATGGAGATCACCCTGGATGAATATACCGATGTCTTACACCCTGGTGATTGTATCTATTATGACTCTACAATTCCTCATAGCGTCCAGTGCTGTGAGGGTATCGAAACAAAGATACTGGCTGTTATATGCGTTCCCACTGAATGAAAAGTACACTGCCTGAGGACTAACCCTCAATTTTTCATTGCTTATCAAGCCCGTATGAACTTCTCAATTCCGACTTTGGAAACTCCCTAGAATCTTCAGGTGGAACAGCCTCTTCCTTAAAGGATTCCGGTATAATATTGGTTGAATTGGGGTTAGCAATGCGGCCGGTCTTCGAGTCGATATTTACAAATACAATCCCTCCCGGAACAGGAAAGTCCACTATTTCTTTACCTTTCAATGCCTCTTTCATGAATTGAATCCATATTGGGAGAGCTGCTTGGGAACCGGTTTCATTTTGCCCTAATGGCTGGTTATCTTCGTCAAAACCTACCCATACTCCCGTGACTATATCTGGAGTGTATCCTATAAACCATGCATCCACGTAGTCATTTGTTGTGCCTGTTTTACCCGCGCAGGGTCTACCAAGGGCTTGTGCTTTTGCACCTGTTCCATTCTGTACAACACCTTTTAAAAGATTTGTCATAATATAGGCAGTTTGCGGGCTAATGACCTCCTCCATTTGTGGTTTGTTCTCTTCTAATACCTCCCCCTTCTGATCGACAACCTTGGTTACAAAGATTGGTTCGGCACTTCTACCCTGGGCAGCAAAGACTGCATAAGCCCTGGTTAATTCCAGAAGTGAGACACTGGAAGAACCGAGTGCCATAGTAAGGTCCATATTCAGTGGGGATGTTATTCCAAGTATCCTGGCATAGCTAGCTGCGTAGTCTAAACCCAGGTCTCTAAGGATTTTTACTGTTACCACATTTATAGACTTAGCCAATGCCTCACGAAGGGTAACGGGTCCACGAAACTCCCCATCAAAATTCTTGGGCTGCCATGGTTCTCCTCTTATCGGATCATCAAAACTAATCGGCGAATCGACAATAACAGTCGCAGGTGTATAACCTTTATCTAAGGCTGCTGCATAAATAATGGGTTTAAATGCGGAGCCTCCCTGTCTCTTGGCTTGAATAGCCCTGTTAAATTTACTCTTTCTGAAGTCTT is a genomic window containing:
- a CDS encoding 2-oxoacid:acceptor oxidoreductase family protein, which translates into the protein MYYDVIIAGFGGQGIMLIADILALIAMKEEKNVTWMPSYGVEMRGGTANCTVVLSSEEIGSPVTGHPMSAIVMNEPSLLKYEPMVRTKGFLLVNTSLIDPEKAKREDIDILLLPANYIAKKLGNSQMANMVALGAFIEKTQIVSLDLAIKLLPEIFPERPPKFISNNSKAIEKGAEFVVKGK
- a CDS encoding cupin domain-containing protein — encoded protein: MPRKKDGKEIKVGERIKQIRKSKGFSLADVAEKSGFSSALLSQIENHLVSPPLGTLIRLSRALDIEIGQFFWDKSKAPFTIVRKDERKSISRVASKEGVKYGYSYESLAFDKKGRHMEPFLITLEPATIEDKNVFSHEGEEFIFVLKGDMEITLDEYTDVLHPGDCIYYDSTIPHSVQCCEGIETKILAVICVPTE